The sequence CCGACCTGCTCAAGTGGCCTGCGGTTCTCAGTTGTAAGCGACTCTCTCACAGTGTCTGGTCAGTGACAACTAGCAACGAAGGCATCGACATACACGCAGCCACGATTATGACGAAATACCTGGTCATCGGTATCAACGGTGGCGTGATCTCTTCTAGCAATGATGAAGACTCGACTCACACTGTTGACAGTTGCCCAGTGCGATATGATTGGTTCAAATTCATGGCAGACGGTTCTGAAACTTCTCAGAATCTTCTGGATCACATAAAAACAAAAAACGTACTTGAGTTTCCAGGTGGCGTGTCTCGAACTTGGCAAGAACGCGTCAGAAATTCACAAGACAGGAGGGAGATGATAGAGATTGCAGAGAGAGCTGTTTTGTCTAGCTGTGTCATTAATAGGTGAGTATATTCAGTCCAATAGCCCTGAATATCTTGGAATAGCTTCAGCGGAACGAAGATGACTGGCACCGAGATGGACGCTCAGATTGTAGGCTGTGAGCCAACAATCAAAGCATGCAAGTCAAGTGGAATAGCAATTTACCTTCCCGAGTGAGTTTTCCAGAATACGGATCCTCAGCTAAAACAACCAGATCATCTCAGGTGATCTCGGTCCACCTGACAACACCACCGTACCATCCTTGTTTTGCATTCGTTCATCGTTTCAGCGGAGTCACCGATATTGTATTAAAGGATAGTGGACAGAGCGTTGGGAATGAGGATAACGGAGTTGCGGAGTTATGGCAAGGTCTTTTGGGTTGCGACGAGAAGGGCAAAAAGGACGACAGTAGGACTACAGAGTTCTGGCACGGTTGGCAAGCAAGAACGCTCTGTTGACAATGTATGCATGTGACTACTTTTTCTTAACCTCCTTGAGCTTGATAGTTTCGTCACCAACAAAAATACCCTAAAAATCGTTAGCGATGAGAGGTACATGCAGCAACTTACCTTGCCTCGATACGGCTCTGGCCTCCTCCACTGTCTTATCGTTGCCGCAAATTGGCCTAATTTCTGCTTGTCGGTACCGTTCAGTATGATCTTCGTAGGAGCTGGGACTGTGGTCTTGATATCAGGAGGTATGTCGATAAGAACAGGATGAGCAAAACCAAGTTTAATATTGAGCCTCTCGTGAGGTAGAGGTGCGGTGGAATGAGGGTTACGTTGCTTCGCCAATTCAAGGAACACTGAGGGGATCGGTTCGATTGCGGCACGATAACCGACACCTACTAGTCTGACCTCGAGGTTGAATCCTGTGGATACGCCGGTGACTGCATTGCTAATGAGAGTCCGAGTCAAACCCCACATACTACGTTGAGCTTTTGCTGTTGGCTCGTGAACTGATACAGATATCGAAGGAGATGACGGCGTGGGGGCCTTGAGTATTACTGatggaggtagaggtagagtTGCCGAGCCGAGTGGTCCAGTGACAGAGAACACTCGTTGTGCctgtgatgaagaaggagggagGTTCGGTGATACCGACAATGGAGGAAGAGTTAGAGTGACGGAAGCTGGAAGTGGGATGGGGACTTTGCCGATATGGGAGTGTCGCGCAGCACTGGTATGTATCGGACGGTACACATGGCGGACTAAGCTCCTGAGTGACATTCTGCTGTGTGCCTCGACTTTGCTtaagatgatatcgaaaatTGAAAGTCAAAAGAACGACAAGAATCACAGTTCTCAaatcgagaaagaaagtaaTGATTTTAGTTATTTGGAAATATCCCAGCAGTTACGTAATCACTATCCCATTCAGCAGAAACGCTGTTTTCGTCCTTGCCTCATTCCTTCCTCTGCAATCGATTATAACAATTCCAAGGATTATCCATTTCATCACCGTCGCTTTGTCTTCCACTCATCACTCGGCCCATTGACATTCCACAATATGGGTAAGAAAAAGAGGACTCAGATCTTTGTTAGtaatcaacatcatttcaCTGGCATATTCCCGCTGTGAGACTGACTGTGGATGCTTGTTTCTTTAGGTGCTCAAACCCTGGTGCTGGTATTGCGAAAGGGAGTTTGAGGATGATAAGGGTGAGTAGCTTGTGCAAGTATGTGTGCTGATACGTGTAGTCCTGTTGCAACATCAAAAGTCCAAGCACTTCAAGTGTCAGCTCTGTCCAAGAAAACTGAACGTGAGTGGTCGACGGGTTCAACTCAGCTGATATCAACAGACGGCTGGTGGTTTGATGGTTCACAGTCAACAAGTACACAAATGCGAGCCTGAACCGTGAGTTATCTCAGTTCAAGATACGAGCTGACTTCAGATTGACCAATACTCTACCTGGGCGGGATGGTTATGACATCGAAATATTCGGTATGGAAGGTGTTCCAGCCAATGCTGTAGCGGAATGGAAAGCTAGGAAAGAAACGGAAGCAGGTAGTGCTGCTATGGCagcagctgctgctgctctACGACCCAGGCAATCTTACAATGTCATCCCAGAAGCGGACCTTTTGGCAGCTTTAGAGCAACACAAGAAGCTGATGGCGGCGCGGAATAATCCTGCTCCTGTAGCCCCTATGATGCCTTTCGGCAGCGCACCACCGTTCCCGCCTGGGTAAGTCGAATCAGAAGTTATTCGGGCTAATCGAAAGTTTTCCTCACGCAATGCCTCCAGGATTTCCTGGGATGCCCCCTCCTTCTATGCATCCTGGAGCTATTCCACCCTTTGCGTAAGTCGAATGGTAAATTGGCGATAGCTGATAGATAGTCCACCACCGGGTTTCCGACCTCCATTCCCCCCGGCGGGTATACCTCCGTTCCCTCCTGCTAACAACTCGCCGATCACCTTCGGCTCGCCTGCTCCTGGGCTTCCTGCTATGCCTCCTACGACATTCGTTCCTCAAGCGGCAACTCCCGTGCTCGTCAGACCTGTCGAAGTCTTGCCGCCAAAAGACGGCGTTATGTGGCCAGATGCTGCAGCATCACCTGTGAGTGTCGTTTGATTATCACGCTATATACTTTGCTGACCAACGAACAAGGCCGAGAAACGAGCGCAACAACCTCGATATCGGTATGTTTCACCGACACCGGAAGGgggagaagctgaagaaggtagtATTGCCAataagaaaaggaaagcGGCAGCAGATTTCTTGTAAACATATGCAACCTATGATGACCTCTTCACTGCGTTTTCCACGATAACCACCCCTGTGAACACATCCGAGCATTGCCAACGAACAACAATCGTAGCACAATGCGATACATCCAATAATCATTTTCTAAAGCGAAATTAATTACAACCATCCCAATCAAATCGTTTACTCTTGCATTCTCCTGAAAGTCTCTCCGATCTCGTTGTATAGCTGATCGAATTTGCCTTGGATATCTTGCTCGCTTTGAGTATTGGGAGACTCGAATTTCATTTGGGACAGCTTGAATATGACATCGGCAGCGGAATCTCGGACCTGTATTGCGCGTCAATGAAAGCTCTCAGGTTGACGGGCCAAGCTCACCTTGGCAAAAGTCATGTCACTGGTCTCAACGGCTCTCTGTGATTGGTCGTAGAACGCTACAAAGTTCTTCAACATGCCTGAAGTTTTATAGAACGGACAGTATCGGTCATACTCGGAGATACCGTTCTGTTGCAAGAAATCGTCCTGGGCCAAATCAGCTGTGCTCGATAAATCtcgactcaccttgagcaTTCGAGCTACTTCCAGAGTAATCTTATCACTCTCCCCCAAAGCACTCTTTCCAACGAGTTGTACAATCTCAGCCAAGTCTTGCTCCTTCTGGAGGATCTCTTTTGCCCTTGACCGAAGGTCGATGAAACCAGGGTTGCTCTTCTCGTAGTGGGGGTCAAGCACTTTGAGATATTTGGAGTAAGACACGTTCCAGTCAACGGAAGGGAAGTGTTTACGTTGTGCCAGAGCTTTGGAAAGACCCCAGAACACCTGTACGATACCAAGAGTAGCACTGGTGACAGGATCAGAGAAATCGCCACCAGGTGGAGATACGGCTCCAACAATGGAAACGGTACCTTGTCTGACAGGGTTACCTAGACAAGTAACCTTACCAGCCCGTTCGTAGAAGCTGGCAAGTTTGGCCCCGAGATAGGCGGGGTAACCAGAATCCGCTGGCATTTCAGCCAGACGACCAGATATCTCTCGCAAAGCTTCGGCCCATCGGGAAGTAGAGTCGGCCATCATGGCGACATTATTACCTTGGTCTCGGAAATACTCGGAAAGGGTGATACCGGTGTAAATTGAGGCTTCTCGAGCAGCGACAGGCATGTTGGAAGTGTTGGCAACGAGGGCAGTACGCTTCATGATAGGCTCTTCTCGGCCGTTTCGTTCGAGAGTGAGTTCGGGGAACTGATTGGGATTAGCAGAAGCATTCGGAAGGGAAAACTCACGTCCGCCAATACTTCAGCCATTTCTGTGATTGACTTTCAGCGAGGATCCTTCACAGATGCACTAATACTCACCATTACCTCGCTCACCACAACCGACATAAATGATGATATCCGAGTTGGAAAATTTCGATAAAGCTTGACTCTATGATCACGCATGAGCAGTGGATTGGGTATGTTTATCTTAACACTTACAATGACAGTTTTTCCACTAACATCGGCGTCAGCCTGAGATCGTCAAGGTGTGAGGTTACTCACCATCCGAAAGCACCAGGAATGGCAGTAGTTCCACCTTGAACACAAGGGAACAAGGCGTCTAAAACTCGCTGACCGGTGAATAGAGGGTATGAGGCGGTTTCTTTTTGAGCGACGGGTCTAGGAGCTCGGACAGGCCAGAGTTGCATCATCGTATGCTGAGTGGTTTTGCCTTGGAACTCGGTTTCAAGCACAACGTCCTGTGTCAAATTTCAGCTCACGGGTCCGATCGGTGGATTGCCATGACTCACTTCGACAGTGTAGCTGCCCTTCTCAGCAATACGAGTGACTGTACCCATAGCTCGAGGAGGAAGCATAATTTTATGATTGTCAACGAGCGAATTTTCGTAAACGCTACCGAAGATATCACCACCTGACAAGTGGTCGCCAACGCGGAAGGAAGCAGGATTGAAGTCCCACTTGATCTCCCTGCTAAGCGATTCGGTGTTGATACCACCTATGTTTCTGTTAGTCGATGGCTACTTTGATATGAACAGCAAGAAGTACTCACGAGGAATGTAAATACTTTGAGATTTCTCTTGAATAGATTTGAGTGGACGTTGGATACCGCTTTTTTCCAAAAAAAAGTAAGCGCGGTGTATATCTCATCGAATCGGAACCCACTCGTAGATATTCGTCATAAGTCCTGAGTTCTCAGGTGAGCATGATTCTTACGCGGAGCACAAACACTTACCAGGTCCTAGCTCCACACTCAATGGCTTGCCAGTTCTCAACACGGGATCACCAACAGTCACACCTGAAGTTTCTTCGTAGACTTGGATGGTAGCACGATCCGCTTCGATTCGGATAACCTCTGGGAGGGACAGTCGGCTTCGTACAATCTTTTGTATAGACAGAGTAAGACTTACCTCCTACCAACTCATCGTGACCTACTCGGACTAATTCGTACATCGCACATCCTCTCATGTTTTCGCCGACAACGACTGGACCGGATACACTGAATTGCCAATTGAGCTGCTTCCCTGCTCACTTTGATGTTTTCGTTTCAGTAGCACTTACGAGTATACCGAGCCGAACatcctctccctctcttcgTCTCGGACCTACACAAAGGAAGCCAAGGTCAATGGCCATCCCAGCACAACCTCGGCAGAAAGCATTTACCTTTGGGAGATCCCTCTTAGCTCTATCCATTGCACCGGCCTAAGTGACTGGTCAGCTGCCCTGGAGCTTGACGGCTAGATATAACTGCTTACCATGTTgagtgatgttgatatgaGAGGCTGGATGTGGTGTTGAAATCGCTAAGCAACGATTATGGGTAATGAACATGATATGAATGACAACTTGCATCTGAATACGTTGCATCATCCACCATCCCCTGAACGACAAGGACGTTAAATGGGTAATGTAAATAAAGATGACCTCCGAGATTATGTAATATCAGATAGACCAGACTCGTAGAGTTATTTGGGCTCGTCTATTTGCATCGGCATTCAGCATACTCTGCTAGTCAATTCGCTCCTCAAGGCAGCTTTCGAAATCATACGAACGATCCGATTAACAACAGCTTGTGCGTTGATGCTGCGTCCATTACGGTCACTAGCACGGTCTCGACAACCTGGCTTGATAGTCGATACGGAGAGAACCATGCTTCGACGCTCCCTTCGAACTCGGCCGAATCTTACTCTTCGACGTGGTCTTCCTGCTGTTTTCCGTCGGTCCATCAGTATACAAGCCCCCGGCTTTCCATCGCCTGAAGAAAGAACTGGCCCTCATAACCACGAACTATCATACCCTCCGGCAATTGTGCGGACAAGCGCAGCAGCGGCAACTTCACCTACCTCAGATACTTCTCAAgaatcatcaacttcatcaacgaCTCGACTAGCCAATGCTACATCTCTGCCCGCCCCTCCAGAAGCTAGCTCGGGATTCACTGCACGACATCTGCATCATCCCTTTGACACTCATGCGTTTGTTAGCTATcttgagaagaatgaaataACTCGTGGGAGCGCAAGAGCACTAATGGAGGCTGTGAGAGAAATGATCATAAAAAGGGGTACGCAGACAGGTCAGAACATGgttggaaaggaagatgCAGAAAATGTGCGTGTGGCCTCTTATTGCAGTTGATCCAGCTGATAGCGCGAGCCCCTAGGCGGCATACCTGTTCAATGCAGCTTTGTCTGAATTGCGCACGGAATTGAGTGTTCAAGCAAGGAACGATGGTTTAGCACTGAAGGCTGCAGCTGGAGCAATCAGAAGAGAGGTCGAAGGGCTAGAGCAGAAAATAAAGGAGGATGTGCAGGTGCTGAAGCATGAGTGGGTCGATATTCGATCGCTTCGCCCCGCATTCCGCTCACATGGGTGATCTAGCATCGAGATGGACATGAACAATCGTAAAGCTGAGACAAGGACAGAAATGAAAGGTTTCGACATATACATCGAGGTGAGCTTATATTCCAATCATTCACTATGCTGGATTAACTTCATTCCAGGAAATCAATAACAAATTCACTATATCGCTCGGTGATTTGCGAACCGAGATTGAGAGTGTCAAGTGGGATGCTACTAGACGGGCTATCTGTGAGCTGTCATCCCTAGACCATTCAGCCAGCGCTAACAGTCCGACCAGCGATGATCATACTGATCGTCGTTGCCACGATCGCCATATCCACCTTCCTCGCCAGTGACTCTGAGCCTAAAATCTCTGCGGCTAAGAGTAAAGCAGTTCCACCCGTTCCAATGAAGGATATGGCAGTCGGCACAGATGATGACACTATCGAAGAGGAATTGAAGACGTACACAGAGGAAAGATTGGACAAATTGCTTTCAGACTCGGGTGTGGCAAAGTTggaacgaagaagatcaaaatctCGAGAAGGCGGAAAGGAATTCACGAAAGATATGCGTGTCGATCGCATATGacccatttcatccataACCAATGACTCTGTAGCTTATAAACAAGTATGTATTTCCAAGTTGTATTACACTTCGCACAGTATATCCTCAGCGTTCTAAGCGTTTGTTACCAAACTTGGCGTATGTGGATGTGCACGCGAGGACCATCGGTTATCTGCGACGATTTTTGATCCCGCTGCACGAACGTCGGTAACCTGTATACAATAAGAGTTACAATGAGCTCACAACTGACATTGACTATGACTGGTAGTCGCAAGAAGTATTACTCATACACGTACAGTCACTAAACCGTCCACAAGGACCATGTCAGCCAAATATTCAGGTCGTGCGCATGCTGTAAAAGTGTTTCAAGAGCTGGCTCAGCTTCTACCTGATGCCGATAAAGACAGAGTCAGCTATTCTTGTTGTTCTGTCTGTCTGGTGAAACTTACCGTGTCTCTCAATAGGTTCACATCGTCTTCTTGCAGGCATCTCCTAGCATTTGCCGGGACGATACAGATCGTGAACTACCTTATCGTGAGTAAAAGCCGTGAGCCATTCCGCAAGTCAGATaggttgatgaagctgatcatccACTCAGATCAAGAAGCGAATTTCAATTATCTCACAGGTATCATTCAAGCTTCATGCTCTGTAGCCGTTACTGCGTTCCTTCCAGCTTCTTCCGACATCTCAAGCGTATCTCAccatctcttcatcccaCCTGCAGATCCAGAAGAGACTATGTGGTCTGTGCCTCCTCCCTCTCTCGATGAAGCTCGAGCTTTGTATGACTCCGACTTGATAGAGCATACAACAGCACTGCCTGCGCAGCTAGGGGAGATAATTAGGTCGTCCCGCAATCAAGGTTTAAGCGATGTGATCCTTCACACACTACCCCGCACCATGGATCACCCAGCGTTACCGTCTTTTCTAGATGAAACAGAAGGAATCTCCATCTCCACAGATCACCTGCTCACCGCTTTACACATTGCTCGGATGGTCAAGGATGATACAGaaattcaattgatcaagagagCAAATGCAATTTCAAGTGGTGCACACGAAGTTGTCATGCGGGAGCTAGGGAATTTCGCCGCACGACGAGCAAATGGCGAGGGAACGCAGAATGTGCGTAGCGGTGTTGAAGGTctgaaagaatgggaaattgAGTCAGAAGCAGACGCCGAAGCGGTCTTCGTTGCCGCTTGTAGACGAATGGGGTAAGCATTCCATTACAATACAACCGGCTATCACTCACGTGTTCTTATCAGAGCAAATCAAGCCTACCTTCCTATCGTCGCAAGTGGCTCTAGAGCTAGCACCCTTCATTATGTGTGAGATTTACGACAACGCCGTCAGGGTTAATCTGACCTCACTGACCTTCTCGTCCAGTTGCAAC comes from Kwoniella shivajii chromosome 9, complete sequence and encodes:
- a CDS encoding V-type ATPase, A subunit, whose protein sequence is MDRAKRDLPKVRDEERERMFGSVYSVSGPVVVGENMRGCAMYELVRVGHDELVGEVIRIEADRATIQVYEETSGVTVGDPVLRTGKPLSVELGPGLMTNIYDGIQRPLKSIQEKSQSIYIPRGINTESLSREIKWDFNPASFRVGDHLSGGDIFGSVYENSLVDNHKIMLPPRAMGTVTRIAEKGSYTVEDVVLETEFQGKTTQHTMMQLWPVRAPRPVAQKETASYPLFTGQRVLDALFPCVQGGTTAIPGAFGCGKTVISQALSKFSNSDIIIYVGCGERGNEMAEFPELTLERNGREEPIMKRTALVANTSNMPVAAREASIYTGITLSEYFRDQGNNVAMMADSTSRWAEALREISGRLAEMPADSGYPAYLGAKLASFYERAGKVTCLGNPVRQGTVSIVGAVSPPGGDFSDPVTSATLGIVQVFWGLSKALAQRKHFPSVDWNVSYSKYLKVLDPHYEKSNPGFIDLRSRAKEILQKEQDLAEIVQLVGKSALGESDKITLEVARMLKVSRDLSSTADLAQDDFLQQNGISEYDRYCPFYKTSGMLKNFVAFYDQSQRAVETSDMTFAKVRDSAADVIFKLSQMKFESPNTQSEQDIQGKFDQLYNEIGETFRRMQE